A portion of the Carya illinoinensis cultivar Pawnee chromosome 11, C.illinoinensisPawnee_v1, whole genome shotgun sequence genome contains these proteins:
- the LOC122280759 gene encoding galactose mutarotase, with protein sequence MAKAHVSSSHVFFLLFFLFAKINGSESNEEVGVYELKRGDFSVKLTNYGAVVISVILPDKNGKLDDVVLGYDSVKEYKNDSTHFGAIVGRVANRIGGAEFTLNGTKYKLVANDGNNTLHGGPKGFGDVIWTVKSYSKDSHITFTYDSFDGEEGFPGNLSVSATYMLIDANKLALKMEAKALNKATPVNLAQHTYWNLGGHTSGNIFSHNLQLFGSHITPVNKQLIPTGEILSVRGTPYDFLEPRTIGSRFKALPDGYDINYVLDAASPFHLRKAAVVQESVSGRKLELWTSAPGVQFYTSNMLHDEKGKGGFIYKQYAGLCLETQGFPDSVNHPNFPSQIVNPGETYKHTMVYRFTAN encoded by the exons ATGGCTAAAGCTCATGTATCCTCGTCACATGTCTTCTTTCTGCTGTTCTTTTTGTTTGCTAAGATTAATGGTTCCGAGTCGAATGAAGAAGTTGGAGTGTACGAGTTGAAGAGAGGAGATTTTTCTGTGAAGCTCACCAACTATGGTGCAGTTGTGATCTCTGTCATTCTCCCTGATAAAAACG GGAAACTAGATGATGTCGTTCTTGGATACGATTCAGTAAAGGAGTACAAG AATGATTCAACCCACTTCGGAGCCATTGTTGGACGAGTTGCTAACAGAATTGGAGGGGCTGAATTCACTTTGAATGGAACCAAATATAAATTAGTTGCTAATGATGGAAACAACACACTCCACG GTGGCCCTAAGGGATTTGGTGATGTTATATGGACAGTAAAGAGTTACAGCAAAGATAGTCATATAACATTCACCTATGACAGTTTTGATGGTGAGGAAG GCTTTCCTGGAAATCTTTCTGTCTCAGCAACATACATGCTCATTGATGCAAACAAATTAGCCCTAAAGATGGAAGCTAAGGCTCTCAACAAGGCTACACCGGTGAATTTAGCACAGCATACTTACTGGAATTTGGGTGGACACACAAGTGGGAACATTTTCTCCCACAATCTCCAGCTTTTTGGGTCACATATCACTCCAGTTAATAAACAACTCATCCCCACCGGTGAAATCCTCTCCGTCAGAGGAACACCATATGATTTTCTCGAACCCCGAACGATTGGTAGCAGGTTCAAAGCGCTACCTGATGGATACGACATAAACTATGTGCTAGATGCTGCAAGTCCCTTCCACTTGAGGAAGGCAGCTGTTGTGCAGGAAAGTGTTTCGGGCAGGAAACTGGAGTTGTGGACAAGCGCACCTGGTGTGCAGTTTTACACGAGTAACATGCTGCACGATGAGAAGGGGAAAGGCGGTTTCATTTATAAGCAATATGCCGGTCTTTGCTTGGAAACACAGGGATTCCCTGATTCTgtgaatcacccaaatttcccTTCACAGATTGTAAATCCCGGAGAGACCTATAAGCATACCATGGTTTACAGATTCACAGCTAATTAG